A window of the Phycisphaerae bacterium genome harbors these coding sequences:
- a CDS encoding heparinase II/III family protein — protein MRLSLVVIVPSLCAWASAEPTSSRSFGTAKQGSSLYPPDVVQRLRDNVAEDPWAAGVRDSLIQAAQPWMDRSDDELWALMFGPGITRSWMVWSNGHCPACGQSVPMYNWKCDALNRPWKIQCPHCQEFFPKNDFLRFFKSGLDKKGVFDPARADRSLLFNTEHPDPADPKHKFGVDDGEGYVEGDKRWRFAGAYEIYGQWKQAVLGGIRTLSGAHLLTGDPVYAHKAAVMLDRVADLYPLFDFKEQAVVYERRLGSSGYVSVWHDACEETRELVMAYDMIFEASRDDTDLVRFLSGKAREIGLENPKSSFANIQRNIEDRILRDPLAQRPKITSNYPRTEITVAIIYAVLGGGDSKAAFDRTVDAMLEKATAVDGVTGEKGLSGYAVFTIQGLAMFLAEFSKADPGLLPRLLERHPRLKETYRFHIDTHCLGRYYPTCGDAGSFASAGGGYAGMPLTTSFARPTSFPSWTCVAPSCHSLLWDFYCCTGDVAYVQTLYRANGDRLDGLPFDLYAKDPAALRKAIGEVIEKEGAEVRLRSVNKQQWHLAILRSGQGRDARAAWLDYDSGGGHGHADGMNLGLYAKGLDLMPDLGYPPVQFGGWDSPRARWYTMTAAHNTVTVDGANTSPGAGQTTLWADGSMLHAIRVAGPALNAGRRFERTVALIDVSAADCYVVDIFRAAGGKEHTRFMHSHFAEVSSRSLNLQPEPDFGHGTQMRNYRMDKQPRPERHVDWIIQDHYKYLPEGQQVRVRCTDLTNDAQVGLIEGWIVAGLYDESQEQWIPRMAVRRQAPGNGGLESTFVAVIEPYETRAIASAVRRLPLLSEQDEPLSDSHVALVIQLADGRRDVVIARDPEDKTAAGMIRSADFDVRTDAELVLVRLTAEGSVEYAIACHGTRLTSKDWTFAIPAGADFAEWPSTTGMDARVRQ, from the coding sequence ATGCGACTATCCTTGGTCGTGATCGTGCCATCCTTATGTGCCTGGGCATCGGCGGAACCGACGTCGAGTCGGTCTTTCGGGACAGCCAAGCAGGGCAGTAGCCTGTACCCTCCCGACGTCGTGCAGCGGCTTCGCGACAACGTGGCCGAGGATCCGTGGGCGGCCGGCGTGCGTGACAGCCTGATTCAGGCCGCCCAACCCTGGATGGACAGGTCGGATGATGAGCTCTGGGCTCTGATGTTCGGCCCGGGAATCACGCGCTCCTGGATGGTCTGGTCCAACGGCCATTGCCCGGCCTGCGGCCAGAGCGTCCCGATGTACAACTGGAAGTGCGACGCCCTGAACCGGCCGTGGAAAATCCAGTGCCCACATTGCCAGGAGTTCTTTCCGAAAAACGACTTCCTCAGGTTCTTCAAGTCAGGCTTGGACAAGAAAGGCGTCTTCGATCCGGCTCGTGCCGACCGCTCGCTACTGTTCAACACCGAGCATCCGGACCCCGCCGACCCCAAGCACAAGTTCGGCGTGGACGACGGCGAAGGATACGTCGAGGGCGATAAACGCTGGCGGTTCGCCGGAGCGTATGAGATCTACGGCCAATGGAAGCAGGCGGTTCTGGGCGGCATCCGCACGCTAAGCGGGGCACACCTTCTGACCGGCGATCCGGTGTACGCTCACAAGGCCGCGGTGATGCTCGACCGCGTAGCCGATCTGTATCCGCTGTTCGACTTCAAGGAGCAGGCGGTGGTCTACGAACGCCGGCTGGGTTCCAGCGGCTACGTCTCCGTCTGGCACGACGCCTGCGAAGAGACTCGCGAGCTGGTCATGGCGTATGACATGATCTTTGAGGCCTCAAGAGATGATACCGATCTGGTCAGGTTCCTGTCCGGCAAGGCCCGCGAGATCGGGCTGGAGAATCCCAAGAGCAGCTTTGCCAACATCCAGCGGAACATCGAGGACCGCATTCTGCGAGATCCTCTCGCCCAGCGTCCGAAAATAACTTCCAACTATCCGCGCACCGAGATCACCGTTGCCATCATTTATGCAGTGCTGGGCGGAGGCGACAGCAAGGCCGCATTCGACCGGACCGTGGACGCGATGCTCGAAAAGGCCACGGCCGTCGACGGCGTTACAGGCGAGAAGGGCTTGTCCGGCTACGCGGTCTTCACTATTCAGGGGCTGGCCATGTTCCTCGCGGAGTTCAGCAAGGCCGACCCCGGTCTTCTGCCGCGGCTACTCGAACGGCATCCCCGCCTGAAGGAAACCTACCGCTTCCACATCGATACGCACTGTCTCGGGCGGTATTACCCGACATGCGGCGACGCGGGCAGTTTCGCGTCGGCCGGCGGGGGTTACGCAGGCATGCCGCTCACAACGTCGTTTGCGCGTCCGACCTCTTTCCCTTCGTGGACGTGTGTGGCCCCGTCGTGTCACAGCCTGTTGTGGGATTTCTACTGTTGCACGGGCGACGTCGCCTACGTTCAAACGCTTTACCGGGCGAACGGAGATCGCCTCGACGGTCTGCCTTTTGACCTGTACGCCAAGGATCCGGCTGCACTCCGAAAGGCGATCGGCGAGGTCATCGAGAAGGAAGGAGCGGAGGTTCGCCTGCGAAGCGTGAACAAGCAGCAGTGGCATCTGGCGATTCTTCGCTCGGGACAAGGCCGCGACGCCCGAGCGGCGTGGCTGGACTACGATTCCGGCGGAGGTCACGGCCATGCGGACGGCATGAACCTGGGCCTCTACGCCAAGGGACTCGACTTGATGCCTGATTTGGGCTATCCGCCGGTTCAGTTCGGCGGATGGGACTCGCCGCGCGCCCGATGGTACACGATGACGGCCGCCCACAACACGGTGACCGTTGACGGCGCGAATACTTCGCCCGGGGCCGGACAGACGACGCTCTGGGCCGACGGGAGTATGTTACACGCGATTCGGGTGGCCGGTCCGGCGCTGAACGCCGGCCGACGATTCGAGCGAACCGTGGCCCTGATCGACGTGAGCGCCGCAGACTGCTACGTCGTCGATATCTTCCGAGCGGCCGGCGGCAAGGAGCACACTCGCTTCATGCACAGTCATTTCGCCGAGGTGAGCAGTAGAAGCCTGAATCTACAGCCGGAGCCCGATTTCGGCCACGGCACGCAAATGCGCAACTACCGGATGGACAAGCAGCCCCGGCCAGAGCGTCATGTTGATTGGATCATTCAGGACCATTACAAGTACCTGCCCGAGGGTCAGCAGGTTCGCGTCCGCTGCACCGATTTGACCAACGATGCACAGGTGGGCCTCATCGAAGGCTGGATTGTCGCCGGGCTGTACGACGAATCGCAGGAGCAATGGATCCCCCGGATGGCCGTTCGCAGGCAGGCCCCCGGAAACGGAGGCCTCGAATCGACATTTGTGGCAGTCATCGAACCCTACGAGACCCGGGCGATCGCGTCCGCCGTCAGGCGGCTGCCGTTGTTGTCTGAACAAGATGAGCCGCTCTCAGACTCGCATGTCGCCCTTGTGATTCAGCTTGCCGACGGACGGCGCGACGTTGTGATTGCTCGGGATCCAGAGGACAAGACCGCCGCAGGCATGATTCGGTCGGCTGATTTCGATGTTCGCACGGATGCTGAACTCGTACTCGTTCGCCTCACAGCCGAGGGTAGTGTCGAGTATGCCATCGCATGCCACGGGACCCGACTGACCTCGAAGGATTGGACGTTCGCCATCCCAGCCGGCGCGGATTTTGCTGAGTGGCCAAGCACCACAGGTATGGACGCGAGGGTCAGGCAATGA
- a CDS encoding polysaccharide deacetylase family protein, which produces MAASRVKWTRVWLDENPSDEFYLPVSLPEIVARPPGQPLLWADDGRGRRLIGSRATAQGPVHWAFEMGEWLRGCLNMRGREPRRPIYTRVPGFDVYRVPARLRAVIFRSVFSRTGKKPPTDAPDRSSGVQRLAAAMGSLQDGGALSDLRSPVWPDRKRAALIFTADVDSEYIFASRDNRIRRMLEEHGFRAAWFFLTGRYKLDHGHLDDLRAAGHEIGWHGHNHDHRMAFVGRRARLRRIDHARAFFERYQVCGMRADNFLWSRALFDDLRGVLKYDTSMVDAFPFTERGRGCATGLPFRMDSGLWQLPTTVTPDCFLSDSWPIENWLELQERQVRRQFSLHGVIHLLVHPEPAVSLDPRRLELFGRVLGLLDSLRDEVWHGLPMDLFALTSRDGQKRSI; this is translated from the coding sequence ATGGCAGCAAGCAGGGTAAAGTGGACGAGGGTATGGCTCGATGAGAACCCTTCTGACGAGTTCTATCTGCCGGTGTCATTGCCGGAGATCGTTGCCCGTCCCCCCGGCCAACCCCTGTTGTGGGCCGACGACGGTCGGGGTCGTCGGCTGATCGGCAGCCGGGCCACAGCCCAGGGTCCGGTTCATTGGGCGTTTGAGATGGGCGAGTGGCTCAGGGGCTGCCTTAACATGCGCGGGCGGGAGCCGCGCCGGCCCATCTACACACGGGTTCCGGGTTTTGATGTTTACAGGGTTCCTGCCCGTTTGCGTGCCGTCATCTTTCGGAGCGTTTTCAGCCGGACAGGCAAGAAGCCTCCCACTGATGCCCCGGATCGCAGTTCGGGTGTGCAACGTCTGGCTGCTGCCATGGGCTCGCTCCAGGACGGCGGGGCGCTCAGCGACCTCCGGTCGCCGGTCTGGCCGGATCGGAAGCGCGCGGCTCTGATCTTCACCGCGGATGTGGACAGCGAATACATCTTCGCAAGCCGCGACAACCGGATCCGAAGGATGCTGGAGGAACACGGGTTCCGCGCCGCTTGGTTCTTCCTGACCGGCAGGTACAAACTGGACCACGGCCACCTCGATGACCTGAGGGCCGCCGGTCACGAAATCGGATGGCATGGCCACAATCATGATCATCGTATGGCCTTCGTTGGCCGGCGGGCACGCCTGCGCCGCATCGACCACGCCAGAGCCTTCTTCGAGCGCTACCAGGTCTGCGGGATGCGCGCCGACAATTTCCTCTGGTCGCGAGCCCTCTTCGACGACTTGAGGGGCGTGCTCAAATACGACACCAGCATGGTGGACGCCTTCCCATTCACCGAACGGGGGCGCGGGTGTGCAACCGGTCTGCCATTCCGCATGGATAGCGGCTTGTGGCAGTTGCCCACGACCGTCACCCCTGATTGTTTCCTGTCTGATAGTTGGCCGATCGAGAACTGGCTGGAACTCCAGGAGCGGCAGGTCAGACGTCAGTTCAGTCTTCACGGCGTGATTCACCTGCTGGTTCACCCAGAACCGGCGGTGAGCCTCGACCCCCGCAGGCTTGAGCTCTTCGGCCGGGTACTGGGTCTGCTGGACAGTCTGCGCGACGAGGTGTGGCATGGACTGCCCATGGACCTGTTCGCGCTGACGTCTCGCGACGGGCAGAAAAGGAGCATATAG
- a CDS encoding class I SAM-dependent methyltransferase yields the protein MQNGREAIIEYFNRVAPEYGVKHGADMPGGQYSFGQLYRRILSPYFKPGMEVLELGCGNGASTEMLASYGVKLVATDICEKMLKVAAARGIANTTFRCLDIMEIAGAQDLGGFDVIVSFNAFSYLPDKARVLHDLSRLLRPQGRLIILDMNALSPVYWFCVLMGRNEMRQWWGAIKEMTPGNLRFLFQRCGYAVELIRTLNFVPHATQGRVFRALRAMNPLLNATPLIRKLAMRVLVVATRSEAHNGSKQGKVDEGMAR from the coding sequence GTGCAGAACGGTCGCGAGGCCATCATCGAGTACTTCAATCGGGTTGCTCCGGAATACGGCGTGAAGCACGGTGCCGACATGCCCGGAGGGCAGTACAGCTTCGGCCAGCTTTATCGACGGATTCTGTCGCCGTACTTCAAGCCCGGGATGGAGGTGCTTGAACTGGGCTGCGGCAACGGGGCGTCCACCGAGATGCTGGCCAGTTATGGGGTGAAGCTTGTCGCCACCGATATCTGCGAAAAAATGCTTAAGGTCGCCGCCGCACGAGGCATTGCCAACACCACCTTCCGTTGCCTCGACATCATGGAGATTGCCGGGGCGCAGGACCTCGGCGGTTTTGATGTTATCGTTTCATTCAATGCCTTCAGCTATCTTCCCGACAAGGCGAGGGTCCTGCATGACCTGAGTCGCTTATTGAGACCGCAAGGACGCCTGATCATTCTGGATATGAATGCTCTCAGCCCGGTGTACTGGTTTTGCGTTCTGATGGGGCGGAACGAGATGCGGCAGTGGTGGGGAGCCATCAAGGAGATGACCCCCGGCAATCTCAGATTTCTGTTTCAGCGGTGTGGGTACGCCGTGGAACTCATTCGCACGCTCAACTTTGTTCCGCATGCCACGCAGGGACGGGTATTCAGGGCGCTGAGAGCGATGAACCCTCTCTTGAACGCGACCCCACTGATACGCAAGCTGGCGATGAGAGTTCTCGTGGTGGCCACCAGGTCCGAGGCGCACAATGGCAGCAAGCAGGGTAAAGTGGACGAGGGTATGGCTCGATGA
- a CDS encoding MMPL family transporter, with protein MSSEDDRGSGISADDTCVPFRVSTWCLCLRTFCPALVVEPVGGYKPHSMFARLGQLIGRRPGALITIWALVVAGSALWAFRTDPPPPPKTDSLLPADCAYNRALELIHREFPALAARSRVVIVGYRDTGLEPADLTWLGTAARQAAQAAASVTGVDSCERVLSPDVPYLKPRLVSPDGQAAMALVNLPTNFISPITARAVNAIDEALGRMPRPVGLTVEMTDSAVGGRDYALKAEEALDRTTLVTIVAVLAILTLVYRSPVGVVVPLVSIGASVFLAFVVLAALAKGGWEVSDMERIFAVVLIFGAGVDYALFWISRYRESLQTKIEYGPAAVLATRFAGPAILAGAATTICGLSTLILTDLGPTRSAGKVLAIVLTIGLLAALTLAPPLCRALRGAFFWPVGAAGGSSIGQRHLWPRLARIVADKPVLCLLAGTLLLGLPALYSLRLPARFDSLSELPPDSPSARGFELMTRHFKKSQLYAGPLMIEFEHPLALPDARQLSQSISDRIVPISGVDDVYSLGAPLGRKQKAGMPPQLAGLLSQLAAEFYISKSSEVLRLEILIDHLPFSPEAMNIVEQAASISREEAAEYADRYGQARILGSGLTAYVLSVRDVVQADQRRVMILATLVIGLIVLGLIRHLRLTVFMLLATWLTFGATVTFSDLFFTRVMGTYGLDWKVRLIVFVIVVAVGQDYNIFLAARLFQELPQAGRAEAARRAIVSTGAVISNCGLIMAATLGSLWAGKLTLLQQAGFSLALGVLIDTFFVRPILIPSFFLVVMRSRDQGQAEVSPVATAGQTAGGFAVQARTYADPENTGSD; from the coding sequence ATGAGCTCGGAAGACGATCGCGGCTCCGGCATATCTGCAGATGATACCTGTGTTCCGTTTCGCGTTTCAACGTGGTGCCTGTGTCTGCGGACGTTCTGCCCCGCGCTTGTAGTTGAGCCCGTTGGCGGCTACAAACCACACTCGATGTTTGCCAGATTAGGACAATTGATTGGTCGGCGACCGGGTGCCCTGATTACCATCTGGGCGCTGGTCGTCGCGGGCAGTGCCCTGTGGGCATTTCGCACCGACCCGCCGCCGCCACCGAAGACCGACTCGCTTCTGCCCGCCGATTGTGCTTACAACCGGGCCCTGGAACTGATCCACAGGGAATTCCCCGCTCTGGCGGCCCGCAGTCGGGTGGTGATCGTAGGTTACCGCGATACCGGCCTGGAACCGGCCGACCTCACGTGGCTGGGCACAGCCGCCCGGCAAGCGGCCCAAGCCGCGGCGTCGGTCACCGGCGTTGACTCTTGCGAGCGCGTTCTGTCTCCAGATGTGCCCTACCTCAAGCCGCGGTTGGTCAGCCCCGACGGTCAGGCCGCCATGGCCTTGGTCAACCTGCCCACGAACTTCATCAGCCCCATCACTGCCCGGGCGGTGAATGCGATCGACGAAGCCCTTGGCCGGATGCCGCGTCCCGTGGGCCTGACTGTCGAGATGACTGACAGCGCGGTTGGCGGCCGTGACTACGCTCTGAAAGCCGAGGAGGCCCTGGACCGCACCACCTTGGTCACGATCGTCGCCGTTCTGGCGATTCTGACTCTCGTGTATCGCTCGCCGGTGGGCGTGGTTGTGCCGCTTGTGTCCATTGGGGCGAGCGTGTTCCTGGCCTTCGTGGTGCTGGCCGCCCTGGCCAAAGGGGGCTGGGAAGTCTCCGACATGGAACGGATCTTCGCGGTGGTACTTATCTTTGGTGCCGGCGTGGACTATGCCCTGTTCTGGATCTCGCGGTATCGCGAGTCGCTCCAGACGAAGATCGAGTACGGACCCGCCGCCGTCCTGGCCACGCGCTTTGCCGGGCCGGCCATTCTGGCGGGAGCAGCCACCACCATCTGCGGCCTGTCAACCCTGATTCTCACTGATCTGGGACCAACTCGCAGCGCCGGCAAGGTTCTTGCCATCGTGCTGACCATCGGCCTGCTTGCCGCCCTGACGTTGGCCCCGCCCTTGTGCAGAGCGTTGCGGGGTGCCTTCTTCTGGCCGGTCGGTGCGGCCGGAGGCTCCAGCATCGGCCAGCGGCACCTGTGGCCCAGACTGGCTAGGATCGTGGCCGACAAACCCGTGCTCTGTTTGCTGGCCGGCACACTGCTCCTGGGGTTGCCGGCGTTGTATTCATTGCGGCTGCCTGCCCGATTCGATTCATTGAGCGAATTGCCGCCTGATTCGCCGTCCGCCCGCGGATTCGAGTTGATGACCCGGCATTTCAAGAAATCACAGCTCTATGCCGGCCCTTTGATGATCGAGTTCGAACATCCGCTGGCATTGCCGGACGCGCGGCAGCTCAGCCAGTCCATCTCCGACCGGATCGTCCCAATCAGCGGCGTCGATGATGTCTACTCGCTCGGTGCACCTCTGGGTCGCAAACAGAAGGCCGGAATGCCCCCACAGCTGGCGGGCCTTCTGTCACAGCTTGCCGCGGAGTTCTACATCTCGAAGTCCTCGGAGGTGCTGCGGCTGGAAATCCTCATCGATCACCTGCCTTTCTCGCCCGAGGCGATGAACATCGTGGAACAGGCCGCGTCGATAAGCCGGGAGGAAGCCGCTGAATATGCAGACAGGTACGGTCAGGCCCGGATTCTTGGCTCGGGATTGACGGCCTATGTGCTCTCGGTTCGCGACGTGGTCCAAGCCGACCAGCGGCGGGTTATGATTCTGGCCACGCTGGTGATCGGGCTTATCGTCCTGGGTCTCATTCGCCACCTGCGGTTGACCGTGTTCATGCTGTTGGCGACGTGGCTGACCTTTGGGGCAACCGTCACCTTCAGCGACCTGTTCTTCACTCGCGTAATGGGAACATACGGTCTGGACTGGAAAGTTCGGCTGATCGTGTTTGTCATCGTGGTGGCGGTGGGGCAGGATTATAATATCTTTCTGGCGGCTCGGCTGTTCCAGGAACTTCCGCAGGCGGGGCGGGCTGAAGCGGCTCGGCGGGCGATCGTGAGCACGGGCGCGGTGATCAGCAATTGCGGGCTCATCATGGCCGCCACGCTCGGATCTTTGTGGGCCGGCAAGCTGACGCTGTTGCAGCAGGCCGGGTTCAGCCTGGCCCTCGGAGTGCTGATCGACACGTTCTTTGTAAGACCGATTCTGATCCCGAGTTTCTTCCTGGTCGTCATGCGTTCCCGGGATCAAGGACAGGCGGAGGTCTCGCCGGTCGCCACTGCCGGTCAGACCGCGGGAGGCTTCGCGGTGCAGGCGCGTACGTATGCGGATCCCGAGAATACTGGCTCTGACTGA
- a CDS encoding VOC family protein, with product MRIPRILALTDVNMASPPDQAEELVAFYTQLVGLDHLLDESDERRQVFRGDRRRGPRIVVWLRSPLREEDRRRVLIQVASLRDYVERLSEERIFWQEIRGWGYYDRRVYVFDPAGNLVELVCYHPF from the coding sequence ATGCGGATCCCGAGAATACTGGCTCTGACTGATGTGAACATGGCCTCGCCGCCGGACCAGGCCGAGGAGCTGGTCGCCTTCTACACACAACTGGTGGGCCTGGATCATCTGCTCGATGAGTCAGACGAACGTCGCCAGGTCTTCCGCGGGGATCGCCGACGAGGACCGCGCATCGTGGTGTGGCTGCGCAGTCCTTTGAGAGAAGAGGACCGCCGGCGAGTTCTCATCCAAGTTGCTTCCCTGCGCGATTACGTCGAGCGCCTCAGCGAGGAGCGGATCTTCTGGCAGGAGATTCGGGGTTGGGGCTATTATGATCGACGGGTGTATGTTTTCGACCCCGCAGGCAACTTGGTCGAGTTGGTGTGCTATCATCCGTTCTAA
- the coaE gene encoding dephospho-CoA kinase (Dephospho-CoA kinase (CoaE) performs the final step in coenzyme A biosynthesis.): protein MKPGKPIIGLTGGIGSGKSTVAGFLRDLGAGVIDADRLSHEELDSPEVLRQIRLWWGDDVVTPDGRADRSAIRRIVSADAGQRKRLEDLVHPRIDRRRRELAEQYRIDPSVRAIVLDAPLLHEVGLDRECDCLVFVDADRAVRLDRVRKRGWGPQDLERFEESQLPLDTKRDRADYRVVNNSDVADLRRQVEEVFSRILAG from the coding sequence GTGAAGCCCGGCAAGCCGATCATCGGTCTTACCGGCGGCATAGGGTCGGGCAAGAGCACTGTGGCGGGGTTTCTTCGGGATCTGGGAGCCGGGGTGATCGACGCCGACCGGCTCTCTCATGAGGAGCTCGATTCGCCTGAGGTCCTCCGGCAAATCCGCCTGTGGTGGGGCGACGACGTGGTGACGCCCGACGGGCGTGCCGACCGCTCGGCAATCCGCCGAATCGTGAGTGCCGACGCGGGTCAAAGGAAACGACTGGAGGACCTGGTTCATCCGCGAATCGACCGGCGGCGGCGAGAGTTGGCGGAGCAATACCGGATCGATCCGTCCGTGCGGGCAATCGTCCTGGATGCTCCTCTGTTGCACGAGGTAGGCCTTGACCGGGAATGTGATTGCCTCGTTTTCGTGGATGCGGATCGGGCCGTCCGCCTGGATCGGGTCCGGAAGCGGGGCTGGGGCCCACAGGATCTGGAGCGATTCGAAGAATCGCAGTTGCCACTGGACACGAAAAGAGATCGTGCCGATTACAGGGTGGTCAACAACTCGGACGTAGCCGACCTCCGCAGGCAGGTGGAAGAGGTTTTTTCCCGGATACTCGCCGGTTAG
- the rho gene encoding transcription termination factor Rho, whose protein sequence is MARASDKPRSSANRNGGRRRTVKDDPPVAAAPEKDEEVLFGADIDDTSSEDSSQDTVAAEEPIPTTSTIDAETHAKYEEVKRGELHIRDLQKLSVDALHEIARQEGLSEYTGLTKSELIFRILKERIRQNGLMYGEGVLEILPDGFGFLRNPEYNYLPCPDDIYVSPSQIRRFGLRTGHIVAGQIRPPKESERYFALLRVEAINLEDPDRVTEKTNFEDLTPLHPGPKDPKTARLGVDGRLRFETTPDEINMRVVDLVTPIGKGQRMLIVAPPRTGKTVLMQKMANAIAANHPECYVIILLIDERPEEVTEMQRATKAEVISSTFDEPASRHVQVAEMVIEKAKRMVEYGHDVVILLDSITRLARAYNTEVPHSGKILTGGVDANALQKPKRFFGAARNIEEGGSLTIIGTALVDTGSKMDEVIFEEFKGTGNSELHLDRRLVDRRTWPAIDINASGTRKEELLLDPNELELVYKLRRVLSDMNVVEAMELLRSRLLKVRTNAEFLMTMNF, encoded by the coding sequence ATGGCGAGAGCCAGCGACAAGCCGAGAAGTTCGGCCAACCGCAACGGCGGACGCCGTAGAACCGTAAAGGACGACCCGCCGGTAGCGGCGGCCCCGGAAAAAGACGAGGAGGTCTTGTTTGGGGCCGACATCGACGACACCTCCTCCGAGGACTCGTCTCAGGATACCGTCGCAGCCGAGGAGCCGATTCCCACCACCAGCACTATCGACGCCGAGACACACGCCAAGTACGAGGAGGTCAAGCGGGGCGAACTGCACATCAGAGACCTCCAGAAGCTCAGCGTGGACGCCCTGCATGAAATCGCCAGGCAGGAAGGCCTCTCGGAGTATACAGGTCTGACCAAGTCGGAATTGATCTTCCGCATCCTCAAGGAGCGGATCCGCCAGAACGGCCTGATGTACGGCGAGGGCGTGCTTGAAATCCTGCCCGACGGCTTCGGTTTCCTCCGCAACCCCGAGTACAACTACCTTCCCTGCCCGGACGACATTTATGTCAGCCCGTCGCAGATCAGACGCTTCGGCCTGCGTACCGGGCACATCGTGGCCGGCCAGATCCGCCCGCCCAAGGAGTCGGAGCGGTATTTCGCCCTGCTTCGTGTCGAGGCGATCAACCTTGAGGATCCCGATCGCGTCACCGAGAAAACCAATTTCGAGGACCTGACCCCCCTGCACCCCGGCCCCAAGGATCCGAAGACCGCCAGGCTCGGCGTGGATGGTCGTCTGCGCTTCGAGACCACGCCGGACGAAATCAACATGCGCGTCGTCGATCTGGTGACGCCGATCGGCAAGGGCCAGCGTATGCTGATCGTGGCCCCGCCGCGCACCGGCAAAACCGTCCTTATGCAAAAGATGGCCAACGCCATCGCCGCCAACCACCCCGAGTGCTATGTGATCATCCTGCTGATCGACGAGCGCCCCGAGGAAGTGACCGAAATGCAGCGGGCGACCAAGGCCGAGGTGATCTCCTCGACCTTCGATGAGCCTGCCAGCCGGCACGTGCAGGTGGCCGAGATGGTCATCGAGAAGGCCAAGCGCATGGTCGAATACGGTCATGACGTCGTGATCCTGCTCGACTCGATCACCCGCCTGGCCCGGGCTTACAACACCGAAGTCCCGCACTCCGGCAAGATCCTGACCGGCGGTGTCGACGCCAACGCCCTGCAGAAGCCCAAGCGGTTTTTCGGCGCTGCCCGTAACATCGAGGAAGGCGGTTCGCTGACCATCATCGGTACCGCCCTGGTCGATACCGGCAGCAAGATGGATGAAGTGATCTTCGAGGAGTTCAAGGGCACCGGCAACAGCGAGTTGCATCTGGACCGCCGCCTCGTTGATCGCCGCACCTGGCCGGCCATCGACATCAATGCCAGCGGCACCCGCAAGGAAGAACTGCTGCTCGATCCGAACGAGCTCGAATTGGTCTACAAGCTTCGCCGCGTCTTGAGCGACATGAACGTGGTCGAGGCCATGGAACTGCTCCGCAGCCGCCTGCTGAAGGTCCGGACCAACGCGGAATTCCTCATGACCATGAACTTCTGA